DNA sequence from the Marinilongibacter aquaticus genome:
CATTGCGGGTTTACTCTATTATACCTATCGACGCGGGCTCGATAAAATGAAGAAAGACGAAGAGGAAAAAAAGAACACTAAACAAAAGCCAAAAAAACGCTGAGCAAGAAAACGCCATCGCCCATCCAGCGGTAACGGTCGTTTTCGAGGAAAAACCTTTCTCGACTGGGAAGAAAAGAGAGGATTTGAGACATCACGACCAACAAAGCAGCCACTTGGTTTTTGAATTCCCAACCACCATAAAACAGGGTGATGCCCAAAAACAAAACCAGCATGCCGATGCCGCGAATCAAACGCAAAGAAGTATTTCGGCCGTAAAATGAAACTGAATTGTCAACCTCTTTGTGATTCATACGTTCGAAATACGAGAAAATCAACAGGTTTTGCGAAGCCACCAAAAAGAGCATCCCGCCCAGCACCCATTCGCTGAGATTGATGGAAGTTTTGTTGACAAAAGCCGTACCCACTACCGCGATGGCGTAACTGATAGCCGTAATGGGTTCTTTGATCCATTGCAGCGAGACATTCTTCAGGATTTTGTTCAGTACAATGAAATAGCCCAAAAGCAGCACGAAAAGGCCCAGACCAAAGAGAAACTCAATTTTGGGGATGAGAAAGCAAAGCACCAAGGCAATGATAAAAAGTGCCACCGAGAGCACACTCAAATTGAATTGGTATTTGGCATGAAAGGCATGCCGGGCAGAAAAGTCATTTGGGTAAATGCGTAGATCGAGGAGACGATCCAAAATATAGATGAGCCATGTGGTGACTCCCAAAAGTATGAGCGAGGGATAATCTAAAGTTTGACGCCCATCGGGTAAACGCCAAAAAAGGGCGGAGGTGAAAACCGCTCCGAACACCACATCCAAACTGAGGAGGTGAAGAAAAAACAAGATTTTTTTCAGGCCTTGCAATACACTTTTTTGGCAAAAATAAGAGCCTAGGCCCAAGCAGACAATACATCGTCCAACTTCTGTTTCTTTCTTCGCGAAATTTTCATGGGTTTGTGGTTGCGGAATTTTACGGTTCCTTCGTTTCGCATGATGCGTGCGGCTGTCAGATTGATGAGTTCCGATTTGTTGATTCGCCAAAAGCCGTGATCGGCCAAACGTTCTTCCAGTTTTTTCAATGTAGTTGCGACTACGTAATGATCGCCATTACGCATGAAGATGTGCGTGTAGTTTATCTCAGAGCGTAAAAAGAGGATCTGATTTACGGGCCTTTCCAAACGACCGCCAAGATGTACTAAGTTTTCCAAAATGATTAGATCTGTTATGGTTTTTGAAAACTAGCCCCAAAAAACCATTCCAGTGGGCTTTATGGGCCTTTTGTGAACTTTATGTAGACCTAATTCCCCAAAAAGTAGATTTTAGACAATCGTATATATGTCGACCGTC
Encoded proteins:
- a CDS encoding LytR/AlgR family response regulator transcription factor — encoded protein: MENLVHLGGRLERPVNQILFLRSEINYTHIFMRNGDHYVVATTLKKLEERLADHGFWRINKSELINLTAARIMRNEGTVKFRNHKPMKISRRKKQKLDDVLSAWA